ACATATTTTTCCCTGATATTTCTGCTGCTATTAGTGAACTTCCACTTCCTAAAAATCCATCCCATATATTTTTATGACTTTCTTTTAAAAAGTTTTCATACAGCCAGTTATATAGTCTTACTGGTTTCTGATTGGCATGTATTCTTTTTATACTTTGATTTGTTCCTACTATTCCATTTTTTCCTTTTTCCGGTTCATATTGTGTACCTGTAAATCCAAACCAGAAAAACCTTGCTATCCTTTGTCTGTGTTTCACTTTGCTCCAGCATAATTCAAACTCTGATAATGTGTAATCTGCTTTGGCTATATTCATACTCTCTGATTCGAAGTCGGTTCTTTTATCCCATACCAGCCAACTTCCACCTTCTATTTCTTTTATGTAATAGTTAGCCCCCCACCAGAACTGTTCTTCTACATTCTTAAAATATTCAAGAAAAATACTACAATCAAAGTGTTTATCATCATTTAATATCTTCCTATAGTTTTTACCATCACTCATAGTTGAAAAATCTGTATCAAGATTCATTCCATACGGAGGGTCTGATACTACCGCATCAACTTTTATTCCTTTTAGTAGTTTATCTAGATTATCCTTACTAAAACTGTCTCCGCATAGTATTCTGTGATTTCCTAATTCTATTAAGTCCCCTCTTTTTATGACTAAATTCTTTACTTCTTCCGGTATATATTCATCATCAACTCTTAGTTTTTCTTCTTTTATTTCCTTAAGTTCTGTATCTTCAATGAATTTTAGGTCCTCATCATTAAATCCCAGTAATTCAAGATTTATATCCTCTAAATTAAGAAGCTCTGTTTTTAGAAGATCTTCATCCCATAAACTTAATTCCTTTATTTTATTATCTGCAAGTCTGTATGCCCTTACCTGATCATCTGTTAAATCATCAGCTATTACACAGTCTATTTCTTTATATCCAAGTTTTTTAACTGCCTGTAATCTTCCATGACCTGCTACAATTACATTATTTCTGTCTATTACAATTGGCTGTCTAAATCCATATCTTTTTATTATTTCAGCGAGTTTTGTTATCTGTTCTCTGCTATGGATTACCGGATTATTCTCATATTCTCTTAAATCTTTTATATTTATTTTTCTTATTTCCATTTTTTCTCCTAAAAAACAAAAGAGCCACCAAACTAATAGACTTTTACATCTAGTTAGTTCAGTAGCTCTTGGGATCCCAAGCATCAACTACTCGTTTATTTAAAATTTTGTTTTTTTCATCTTAGTTTTTATTTTCCCATATTCATAAGAAAATTCTATAGTTCCTTTTCCAGTTAATATTTCTTTGATTACTTCCTGAATTTCTTTATTTTCTCGTATGTATTTATATATTTCTTCCAATTCCATTTTTTACTCCTTTATTATATCATTTAAACATTAACTTTTCAATATTCCACTATAGCTTTTTTATTATTACTTTATGCCCGCCTTTCATCTTATCCTCCTATACTTCGCACATAACTCCCCATTTTCCGTCTTTACCTGTTGTACTTCATACTTCCCATCCTGTAGTCCTCTTACATTTTTTCTCACAAATTCCAGTAATTTTCCGGTAAAATTATGTTTTGTTATCTTCTCACCACTTATTATTATATATTTCATTATCCCTCCTAAAATTCTTTCATAATAAAAAACAAGACTTTTAGTTGTCTTGTCTTATTTACCTATATTTCTATATTTATTTTTTTTATTTCTTCTTCCAAATATTTAACTGCTTCTTCTTCTGTTTTTTCTATTGCTATTTCTACTGCCTTTACTGAATTTTCTAACAATTGTTCAGATCGTTCTTTTAAATAAAATGATTTTTGAATTTTCTCTGATATTTTTTGTTGAATGTTGAAGTCTATTTTGGGAACTAGTATATTTTTAATATCATTACTAGATATGTTCGTTTGAACTCCACCAGTTCCGATTCTATCTAATTGAGTTTTTCCTATCCTAGAATTTAGAATCAATGCTAACACAAAAGAATCGTAATCTTTTACTGAAAATCTAAAAATCCTCTGATTTACCACTGCCTCTATATCATCCCTTATCACACAAGCACTCCCTATTGTTCCAGACATAGAAATTAGTATATCATATTTTTTCACGAAATCTTTAGTAGTTTGTTCAGCAACTTCATTTGAAATTGATACACTATTTTTTATATCTAAGTCACCATTAATGATATTATTTATTCTGATTAACTTTACCACTCCATCTTCTATATAATCACAACTTTTAAAAGCAAAACCAGTTGAATATTCCTTTATATAATCCTTCAACTTTCCATATCCATTTTTATATATTTTAATTTTTTTTATTATATCATCATATTTAGGTTGATAATACTCAGCATCCAATCTTCCACTTTCTAAAAAAGAAGCTGATAAACTTTTTATAGAAATATTTTCTTCTAATAATTTATAGTTATCTAAATTAAGTTCTTTTAAAAGTATTTCTTGTGCTTCTTTATACAAATTTTCTGAAATTATCTTGTTTTTATTAGCAATTAAAAATCTCGATTCTACCAATTTTTGAAGTTTCATATCAAGTAATGGTATTTCTATTTCTTTCACTTCTTCTGGATTTATATTTGCTTGATTAATTGACTCTCTAACTCTTGACTTTAGCTGTTCTACTCCAAATTTAGAATTCAAGAAAGCAGTCAAATACTCTGGTAAACAAAATTTTTCATTTGTATTAAATCTAACTAAATAAGAAGCGAAAATAAAATCTTTTTCTGAATTTTTATAAAAGATCCCTGTTCGGCCAACCCATTCCAGAGAATTTGTCCTATTAAATAAAACATCTTTGTCATTTAATTTAAAGCTATTTAATTCATTTTTATTGATATCGGCATATTTTTCAACTTCACTTTTAGTTAACATTTTAGAAATTTCATTCATTCTATATATCGGATAACCTATTCTGTCTTCATTCATTGATATCGAAATTCCATATTGAGAGTTTCCAAGTAATTCCCCAATTTTCATATAATTTAACTTTAAATTCTTATATATTTGAGTAGTCCAAACATTACTGTCTAGTCTAAAATCTTTATTTTTTAAAGTTTCTGTGTAATTTATTTCTTTTAATTCCAGCCTGTCCCTTAGCTCATTATATTTATTTTCATTAAAAGGTTCTAAAGACAGGCTTTCTAAAAAAAACTTAGTTCCTCTTTCTTAGCAAATTCTATAAATGCCTCTGCTATTCCATCCTCTGTTAATCCTTCATGATTGTATAAATCATGTTCCACAATTAGATGATCATGCGTATCTAACCTATTTTCTCCATTTTCATCTTTTACATATATTTTTTCTCCTGAATTATCTTTTCCAGATTTTTGCATTGTTGCAAAAAATATATTATAATCCTCTACTCTAGGACATAAATTTCCATCCCACTTTTGTACAAATAAAACTGAAGTTTTTGTTCCTGTATGTGGTTTAAATGTATTCCCATGTAATCCTACTACTGCCAAAATCCTTCCATGTTCTGCTATAAATTCTCTAATTTTTTGATCACTTGAATTATTAAATCTTCCTTGTGGCAGAACTATTGCCATTCTTCCACCAGGTTTAAGAAATTTCAAATTACG
The DNA window shown above is from Sebaldella sp. S0638 and carries:
- a CDS encoding site-specific DNA-methyltransferase codes for the protein MEIRKINIKDLREYENNPVIHSREQITKLAEIIKRYGFRQPIVIDRNNVIVAGHGRLQAVKKLGYKEIDCVIADDLTDDQVRAYRLADNKIKELSLWDEDLLKTELLNLEDINLELLGFNDEDLKFIEDTELKEIKEEKLRVDDEYIPEEVKNLVIKRGDLIELGNHRILCGDSFSKDNLDKLLKGIKVDAVVSDPPYGMNLDTDFSTMSDGKNYRKILNDDKHFDCSIFLEYFKNVEEQFWWGANYYIKEIEGGSWLVWDKRTDFESESMNIAKADYTLSEFELCWSKVKHRQRIARFFWFGFTGTQYEPEKGKNGIVGTNQSIKRIHANQKPVRLYNWLYENFLKESHKNIWDGFLGSGSSLIAAEISGKNM